The proteins below come from a single uncultured Campylobacter sp. genomic window:
- a CDS encoding flagellar protein, whose protein sequence is MGSAWNYGAKECSADGKFSAEFEGHEIAMGAPSLGELRLYASAELLRDCLNLQSGFNGNANADAQGLNLKRKENDSKSENVKFSRSGEIEQILLSEQATACFTFSDDSRFLAFAEWTADKMQLAKVLRLADMSIKTVEGLQRVAEFLSFKDGLLEILDSPVFMPESF, encoded by the coding sequence ATGGGTTCTGCTTGGAATTACGGCGCGAAAGAGTGCAGCGCGGACGGTAAATTTAGCGCGGAATTTGAAGGTCATGAGATAGCTATGGGTGCGCCGAGTCTGGGAGAGCTACGGCTTTACGCGAGCGCGGAGCTTTTGCGAGATTGCTTAAATTTGCAAAGCGGATTTAACGGCAACGCAAACGCCGATGCCCAGGGTTTAAATTTAAAGCGTAAAGAAAACGATAGTAAGAGCGAAAACGTAAAATTTAGCCGAAGCGGCGAGATTGAGCAAATTTTACTTAGCGAGCAGGCTACGGCGTGTTTTACGTTTTCTGACGATTCGCGGTTTTTGGCGTTTGCCGAGTGGACGGCCGATAAAATGCAGCTCGCAAAGGTGCTACGACTAGCGGACATGAGCATAAAAACCGTTGAGGGGCTCCAAAGAGTCGCGGAGTTTTTATCTTTTAAGGATGGTTTGCTGGAGATTTTGGACTCACCGGTTTTTATGCCCGAAAGCTTTTAG
- the hypA gene encoding hydrogenase maturation nickel metallochaperone HypA — MHELSIVQSLVALCEKNAAANGAKEVVRLEVRIGRLSGVEPHYLQSAFEVYKAGTICENAKLLIVLQNVAVECKSCGFSGELSENDFTCPACGSQELEVTGGEDMHLMRLEMR, encoded by the coding sequence ATGCACGAACTAAGCATAGTGCAAAGCCTAGTCGCGCTTTGCGAGAAAAACGCCGCCGCAAACGGCGCGAAAGAGGTCGTGCGCCTCGAAGTGCGTATCGGACGGCTAAGCGGCGTCGAGCCTCACTATTTGCAAAGCGCATTTGAAGTTTATAAGGCGGGCACGATCTGCGAAAATGCCAAGCTTTTGATCGTCTTGCAAAACGTCGCCGTGGAGTGCAAAAGCTGCGGTTTTAGCGGCGAGCTTAGCGAAAACGACTTCACCTGTCCGGCTTGCGGTTCGCAGGAGCTTGAGGTCACGGGCGGCGAGGATATGCACCTCATGCGCCTTGAGATGCGGTGA